The following are encoded together in the Capsulimonas corticalis genome:
- a CDS encoding RNA ligase (ATP) — MSTLVVEVCEIDEVSPHHNADALELAQIKGWQCVVPKGKYAAGDLVTYIPIDAMIPAEHSDRWGITQYLSKGRVRCARLRSEPSFGVIVEREDPRWELGTDVAEHYGVTKYEPPVSFWAQRTDALAPHPLFEEYTDVENLRNYPDVLAAGEDVVVTEKIHGTNSRIGIVEGEWMAGSRQVRRERPENLAHSVYWAPALIPEVVSLLEHFAQDHRQVVLYGEIFGSKVQSLHYGASGAGGFQAFDLMIDGHYLNAFEFRQVCASFGVAMVPVLYEGPYALGIIKALSEGNTTLGAEHIREGVVVKPIAERRDPKVGRVCMKYIGDPYLFAKNVTDSRDV, encoded by the coding sequence ATGTCCACTTTAGTTGTTGAAGTTTGCGAGATCGATGAAGTCAGCCCGCATCACAACGCTGATGCGCTGGAGCTGGCGCAGATCAAAGGATGGCAGTGCGTGGTTCCGAAGGGCAAATACGCGGCGGGGGATTTAGTGACCTATATTCCCATCGACGCCATGATCCCGGCGGAGCACTCGGATCGCTGGGGAATCACCCAGTATCTGAGCAAAGGCCGCGTTCGGTGCGCCCGTCTTCGCAGTGAGCCGAGCTTCGGCGTGATCGTCGAGCGGGAGGACCCTCGCTGGGAGCTCGGGACCGACGTCGCGGAGCACTACGGCGTCACCAAGTACGAGCCGCCGGTGAGCTTCTGGGCGCAGAGGACCGACGCGCTAGCGCCGCATCCTCTCTTTGAGGAGTACACGGATGTCGAGAACCTGCGCAACTACCCGGACGTTCTGGCCGCCGGCGAGGACGTGGTGGTGACGGAGAAGATCCATGGGACCAACTCGCGTATCGGCATCGTTGAGGGCGAGTGGATGGCCGGCTCCCGGCAAGTGCGCCGCGAGCGTCCGGAAAATCTGGCGCACAGCGTCTACTGGGCGCCCGCGCTGATCCCGGAAGTCGTCTCGCTGCTGGAGCACTTCGCGCAGGACCATCGTCAGGTGGTTCTCTACGGCGAGATCTTCGGGAGCAAAGTGCAGAGCCTGCACTACGGCGCATCGGGCGCCGGCGGGTTTCAAGCTTTCGACCTGATGATCGACGGTCACTATCTGAATGCGTTTGAGTTCCGGCAAGTCTGCGCGAGCTTCGGCGTCGCAATGGTCCCGGTCCTCTACGAAGGGCCGTACGCGCTGGGAATCATCAAGGCGCTCTCCGAGGGAAACACCACCCTCGGCGCGGAGCACATCCGCGAAGGCGTCGTGGTGAAGCCGATCGCGGAGCGGCGCGACCCGAAAGTCGGTCGTGTCTGCATGAAGTACATCGGAGACCCGTACTTGTTCGCGAAAAACGTGACGGATAGTCGGGACGTGTGA